The Chryseobacterium sp. 52 genome includes a region encoding these proteins:
- a CDS encoding endonuclease/exonuclease/phosphatase family protein: MKVFRLIILILHVGVLFLLLGTLLNAYVPPKLFPWFNLLSLGFPALMITYVVFTLFWLFSWKKRTFVFMLAGLLFMNPVQRWVNFSSDKKETADLKVVSFNVKAGLLGAADIEKYLNSADADVIMLQESGSKISVKGMEKSGQDGILAVFSKHKIVGSKSLIKGDYETNNVYADQADIEIKGQVYRFINIYLEPFKFEKGMIKIDGVQEDDERKLKNIVKRLIPVFKKHQDQVNIIKREIEKSPYPVILAGDFNSVPNSYEYYHLSEGLQDAFVIAGKGSATSFHDYKFPIRIDYIFTSKTIQPVAYKVDRTVKLSDHYPVIATFSLNK; the protein is encoded by the coding sequence GTGAAAGTTTTCCGTCTTATTATACTGATCCTGCACGTAGGTGTTTTATTCCTGCTGCTGGGGACTTTACTGAATGCGTATGTGCCACCTAAACTATTTCCGTGGTTCAATCTGCTTTCTTTAGGGTTTCCCGCTCTTATGATTACCTATGTGGTATTCACGCTTTTCTGGCTTTTCAGCTGGAAAAAAAGAACTTTTGTGTTTATGTTGGCAGGGCTTCTCTTTATGAATCCTGTCCAGAGATGGGTGAATTTTTCTTCCGATAAAAAAGAGACTGCGGATTTAAAGGTTGTCTCTTTTAACGTCAAAGCAGGGCTGTTGGGAGCTGCTGATATTGAGAAATATCTGAACAGTGCAGATGCAGATGTGATTATGCTGCAGGAGTCCGGGAGTAAAATTTCTGTGAAAGGAATGGAAAAAAGTGGTCAGGATGGAATTCTTGCTGTCTTTTCAAAACATAAAATAGTGGGTTCAAAATCACTGATCAAAGGGGATTATGAAACGAATAATGTGTATGCTGATCAGGCAGATATTGAAATTAAAGGACAGGTATACCGTTTTATAAATATTTATCTGGAACCCTTTAAATTTGAAAAGGGAATGATCAAAATAGATGGTGTTCAGGAAGATGATGAAAGAAAGCTGAAAAATATTGTGAAAAGGCTTATTCCGGTTTTTAAAAAACACCAGGACCAGGTCAATATTATCAAAAGAGAAATCGAAAAATCACCTTATCCGGTTATTCTTGCCGGAGACTTTAATTCTGTTCCTAATTCTTACGAGTATTATCACTTGTCTGAAGGATTGCAGGATGCCTTTGTAATAGCTGGAAAAGGAAGTGCTACAAGCTTCCACGATTATAAATTCCCGATCAGAATCGATTACATTTTTACCTCAAAAACGATACAGCCTGTTGCCTATAAAGTAGACCGAACTGTAAAGCTTTCAGATCATTATCCGGTTATCGCAACATTTTCGCTAAATAAGTAA
- a CDS encoding DMT family transporter, whose protein sequence is MTLNQKGNSSLITALASILGWGMVGVFIRLSSLKSPLLIISIRFMITCFVLFLVLFFQKKTRQVFKDLFSDKIIVILSLILFLTYFFGTMAFMLAPIGEVTLLISISPFFVILFRRLTGNSISKNEFIGTVVAVLGVATIMYPHLSSPLNFSGSSVLGHIFAITGALLFAVFVMISNRQNVLNKQINTLSVTLGTCFFGILIFIYIILFSKVEFSLEALSGANIASIIALGIFSTAIPTFGFAYASKKLPPLLLSNLLLLEPVFAIIFAYLFLSEAPNMYIYPGILLIFIGLSKVSKKVSEK, encoded by the coding sequence ATGACACTAAATCAAAAAGGAAATTCATCTTTAATAACCGCTTTAGCCTCAATATTGGGCTGGGGAATGGTAGGTGTTTTTATAAGGCTTTCCTCTCTTAAGTCGCCATTGCTTATCATTTCGATTCGGTTTATGATTACTTGTTTTGTTTTGTTTCTTGTTTTGTTCTTCCAAAAAAAGACCAGGCAGGTTTTTAAAGATCTGTTTTCGGATAAAATAATTGTTATTTTAAGTTTAATTTTATTTCTGACTTATTTTTTTGGAACAATGGCTTTCATGCTTGCTCCTATTGGAGAAGTAACATTGTTGATAAGCATCTCGCCGTTTTTTGTCATTTTATTCAGAAGACTGACGGGAAATAGTATTTCAAAAAATGAATTTATAGGAACTGTAGTTGCTGTTTTAGGGGTTGCAACCATCATGTATCCTCACCTCAGTTCTCCGTTAAACTTTTCCGGATCTTCAGTATTGGGGCATATATTCGCTATAACAGGAGCACTATTATTTGCTGTTTTTGTGATGATTTCCAACAGGCAGAATGTTTTGAATAAGCAAATAAATACTTTAAGTGTAACCCTGGGAACCTGTTTTTTTGGGATTCTGATATTTATCTACATCATTTTATTTAGCAAAGTAGAATTTTCTTTAGAAGCCTTAAGCGGGGCTAATATAGCCAGCATTATTGCATTAGGTATTTTTTCAACGGCTATTCCCACTTTTGGGTTTGCTTATGCATCAAAGAAATTGCCACCCTTATTATTGTCTAACCTTTTGTTACTGGAGCCTGTTTTTGCTATTATTTTTGCTTATTTATTTCTGTCTGAAGCCCCCAACATGTATATATACCCCGGTATTTTATTAATTTTTATAGGCCTTTCGAAAGTATCAAAAAAAGTAAGTGAGAAATAA
- a CDS encoding endonuclease/exonuclease/phosphatase family protein → MKLSQLLLFIHIVVAVLLLCTLGNAWIPPNFLGSLNLLSLGFPYLIMVYILLTLIWVIKRKKIAIAFLLGTLLFYNPIRRWVNFSPKTESLKTIRDIKVLTFNVKYGDFGWDKVKKYIQDQDADIILVQEKDTNRSIRKDMIKYPSVILKTKHKIVRQEQLIEEKARGNSFYADVDINGKIIRVVNVYLEPFRLHKSMLEFDGFAKEGGKIANLLSHMTPTFKAHEDQIRKIRKVIDFSPYPVILAGDFNSVPNSYEYYNLGKDLQDAFLTVGNGASTSFHDYKVPLRIDYIFTSKSIIPLSYKVDHSVKLSDHYPVIAEFLLN, encoded by the coding sequence ATGAAGCTGAGCCAGTTATTACTATTTATTCATATCGTTGTTGCCGTGTTGCTCTTATGCACATTGGGGAACGCGTGGATTCCGCCTAACTTTTTAGGTTCTCTAAATCTCCTTTCTCTGGGTTTCCCCTATCTGATTATGGTATATATTTTACTAACGCTGATTTGGGTTATTAAAAGAAAAAAAATTGCTATTGCCTTCCTGCTTGGTACCCTGCTTTTTTACAATCCGATAAGACGATGGGTCAATTTTTCTCCAAAAACAGAAAGTTTAAAGACGATAAGAGATATCAAAGTTCTTACATTTAATGTAAAATATGGAGATTTCGGCTGGGATAAAGTGAAAAAATACATCCAGGATCAGGATGCAGATATTATTTTGGTTCAGGAAAAAGACACCAACAGATCCATAAGAAAGGATATGATAAAATACCCTTCGGTGATTCTAAAGACAAAGCATAAGATTGTACGGCAGGAACAGCTGATTGAGGAGAAAGCAAGAGGAAATTCTTTCTATGCAGATGTGGATATCAACGGAAAAATCATAAGAGTCGTTAATGTCTATCTTGAACCTTTCAGACTTCATAAATCAATGCTGGAATTTGACGGTTTTGCAAAAGAAGGAGGAAAAATAGCCAACCTTCTTTCCCATATGACTCCTACTTTTAAAGCCCATGAGGATCAAATCAGAAAGATTAGAAAAGTAATTGATTTTTCACCTTATCCGGTGATTCTTGCGGGGGATTTTAACTCGGTTCCAAACTCTTATGAATATTATAACCTGGGAAAAGATCTTCAGGATGCTTTTCTAACGGTTGGAAACGGAGCATCTACGAGCTTTCATGATTATAAAGTACCCTTGAGAATTGATTATATATTCACTTCAAAATCAATTATTCCTTTAAGCTACAAGGTGGATCACTCTGTAAAATTATCGGATCACTATCCAGTAATTGCAGAATTTCTGCTAAATTAG
- a CDS encoding rhomboid family intramembrane serine protease, whose protein sequence is MFNNIPPITRNIIIINIAIFILAYFLGDIATEYLAAFYPFSPFFHSWQIITHMFMHGSIMHILFNMLTLYSFGPILEQALGEKKYLILYFLSGLGAFFLFNLWNFVEVQQLTSGLQQLGFNVNAYFSGASVGFSGDVASVLKQKELLEGVKKIMGTPMVGASGAIFGVIAAFATLYPDSKIMMMFIPVPIKVKYLMPIVIVVSVYLGVSGNGGGIAHLAHVGGALVGWILARIWKKHLYRFN, encoded by the coding sequence ATGTTTAACAATATACCACCAATCACAAGGAATATTATCATAATAAATATAGCTATATTTATTCTTGCCTATTTTCTAGGAGATATAGCAACTGAATATCTTGCTGCTTTTTACCCTTTTTCTCCATTTTTCCATTCATGGCAGATCATAACGCACATGTTTATGCATGGCAGTATTATGCATATTTTGTTTAATATGCTGACTTTGTATAGTTTTGGTCCTATCCTAGAACAGGCATTGGGAGAGAAAAAGTATCTGATCCTTTATTTTCTAAGTGGTTTAGGGGCTTTTTTCCTTTTTAATCTATGGAATTTTGTTGAAGTACAGCAGCTAACAAGTGGATTGCAGCAACTTGGGTTCAATGTCAACGCCTATTTTTCAGGTGCAAGTGTCGGATTTAGCGGAGATGTGGCATCGGTTCTTAAGCAGAAAGAACTATTAGAGGGTGTAAAAAAGATTATGGGAACACCTATGGTTGGTGCTTCCGGAGCTATTTTCGGTGTTATAGCCGCTTTTGCAACACTTTATCCTGATTCAAAGATTATGATGATGTTTATCCCGGTTCCAATAAAGGTAAAATATCTGATGCCAATCGTTATTGTAGTGTCTGTATACCTTGGTGTTTCCGGAAACGGAGGAGGTATTGCTCATTTAGCACACGTTGGGGGAGCATTAGTTGGCTGGATTCTTGCAAGAATATGGAAAAAACATCTGTATAGATTCAATTAG
- a CDS encoding YoaK family protein codes for MLRNYSNSRTLGDNIRLGTLTAFTAGTINIASLLIFLSFTSNVTGHYAILAAEISKGNWTQVAVVGGWIFLFFFGSFLSNFIVINFNKKSKYFAHSMPIALEIMCLLFVGVYGQFYYQKTLEETEYLVALMLFATGLQNGLTASISNFSVKTTHLTGTTTDLGILLSMFTQKKYRKNAELIGRAKLLMSIMAAYVLGAVFSGLTYYYLEFRVFYVISLCLLFVIGYDAYKIHVRHFNTKYRYSRIYKKPNLLAYLYDKVHGIPKRKEKRTLVFDE; via the coding sequence ATGTTAAGAAATTATAGTAACAGCCGAACGTTGGGAGACAATATCAGATTGGGAACGCTGACTGCATTCACTGCAGGTACTATAAATATAGCCTCTCTGCTCATATTCCTCTCTTTTACGTCAAACGTAACAGGTCACTACGCGATTCTGGCGGCTGAAATCAGTAAAGGAAACTGGACGCAGGTAGCTGTGGTTGGAGGATGGATCTTCCTGTTCTTCTTCGGAAGCTTTCTCTCCAACTTCATTGTCATCAACTTCAACAAGAAAAGCAAATACTTTGCCCATTCAATGCCGATTGCACTGGAAATCATGTGTCTGTTATTTGTGGGAGTGTATGGTCAGTTTTATTATCAGAAAACACTAGAGGAGACGGAATATCTGGTGGCACTGATGCTTTTTGCTACCGGACTTCAGAACGGTCTTACCGCAAGTATTTCCAATTTCTCGGTAAAGACAACCCACCTTACGGGTACCACCACCGATCTTGGAATTCTGCTTTCTATGTTTACGCAGAAGAAATACAGAAAGAACGCGGAGCTGATTGGAAGGGCAAAACTCTTGATGAGTATCATGGCTGCCTATGTTTTAGGGGCGGTGTTCTCAGGACTTACCTATTATTATCTTGAATTCAGGGTATTTTATGTGATCAGTCTTTGTCTTTTGTTTGTGATCGGGTATGATGCCTACAAGATTCATGTAAGGCACTTTAATACCAAATACCGTTACAGCAGGATCTATAAAAAACCCAATCTGTTAGCCTATTTGTATGATAAAGTTCACGGAATTCCGAAGAGAAAAGAAAAAAGAACGCTTGTCTTTGATGAATAA
- a CDS encoding GH3 auxin-responsive promoter family protein: protein MATKALFNTVVNWFIRQRIDQIQNFMDHPIETQKGILFSQLFHAEDTEYGKAYGFNSISSYQDFKNKVPIVTYEDFEPFIERARQGHKDVSWPGYIKHFAKSSGTTNAKSKFIPISTESLEYCHMKAGKDMVSIYANNHPENQLFTNKNLRLGGSSELHADFNTKFGDLSAILIDNLPFWVEITTTPSKKVSLMSEWESKLKAITSEVKNEDVGSILGVPSWMMVLLQRVLKETDTGSISELWPNLEVFFHGGISFKPYKDQYRQIIGKKINYYEIYNASEGFFGIQDRSDSDEMLLMLDYGIFYEFIPMDQFHFSNPKVVSLEDVEVGKNYAMVITTNGGLWRYLIGDTVVFTSTNPFRIKITGRTKHYINAFGEELMITNVESALSKACEVTGASITDFTGAPVFMKENEGGAHEWIFEFSHHPDDLERFTDAFDHHLKTINSDYEAKRYNNLTLKRPIIHIAKPDLFYHWLESKGKLGGQNKVPRLSNDREYIDPLLELNK from the coding sequence ATGGCAACAAAGGCACTTTTCAATACTGTCGTCAACTGGTTTATCCGTCAAAGGATAGATCAGATTCAGAATTTCATGGATCATCCAATTGAAACTCAGAAAGGTATATTGTTTTCCCAGCTGTTTCATGCTGAAGATACCGAATACGGTAAAGCCTATGGCTTCAATTCGATTTCGAGCTATCAGGACTTTAAAAACAAGGTCCCGATCGTTACGTACGAAGATTTTGAACCTTTTATCGAAAGGGCAAGACAGGGACATAAAGATGTAAGCTGGCCCGGGTATATCAAGCATTTTGCAAAATCCTCGGGAACTACAAACGCAAAGAGCAAGTTTATTCCTATTTCTACGGAAAGTCTGGAATACTGTCATATGAAGGCCGGAAAAGACATGGTTTCCATCTACGCCAACAATCATCCGGAAAATCAGCTGTTCACCAACAAGAATCTTCGTTTAGGAGGCAGCTCTGAGCTTCATGCCGATTTCAATACGAAATTTGGAGATCTATCTGCTATTTTAATTGATAATCTTCCTTTTTGGGTAGAGATTACCACCACACCCAGCAAAAAGGTTTCCCTCATGTCTGAGTGGGAAAGCAAACTTAAAGCCATCACCTCGGAAGTAAAAAATGAAGATGTAGGAAGTATCCTTGGGGTACCGAGCTGGATGATGGTTCTTCTTCAAAGAGTTTTAAAAGAAACAGACACTGGAAGTATTTCTGAGCTCTGGCCTAATTTAGAGGTGTTTTTTCACGGTGGAATCAGTTTTAAGCCCTACAAGGACCAGTACAGGCAGATCATCGGAAAAAAGATCAATTACTACGAAATTTACAATGCTTCTGAAGGCTTCTTCGGGATCCAGGACCGGTCAGACAGTGACGAAATGCTGCTGATGCTGGATTATGGTATTTTTTATGAATTTATTCCGATGGACCAGTTTCATTTTTCCAATCCGAAAGTGGTCAGTTTAGAGGATGTTGAAGTAGGAAAAAACTATGCGATGGTGATTACCACAAACGGCGGTCTGTGGAGATATCTGATTGGCGATACGGTGGTATTTACGTCAACCAATCCTTTCAGAATAAAAATTACGGGAAGAACGAAACATTATATCAATGCATTTGGGGAAGAGCTTATGATCACCAATGTAGAATCCGCCCTTTCAAAAGCCTGTGAAGTTACCGGAGCAAGTATTACCGATTTTACGGGAGCTCCTGTTTTCATGAAGGAGAATGAAGGTGGCGCTCATGAATGGATCTTCGAATTCAGTCATCATCCGGATGATCTGGAACGTTTTACTGATGCCTTTGATCATCATTTAAAAACGATCAATTCGGATTATGAAGCCAAAAGATATAACAATTTGACGCTGAAAAGACCAATTATCCATATCGCTAAGCCAGATTTATTCTATCATTGGCTGGAATCTAAAGGAAAACTGGGTGGTCAGAATAAAGTACCGAGGCTGAGCAATGACAGGGAGTATATAGATCCTTTACTGGAACTTAATAAATAA
- a CDS encoding helix-turn-helix domain-containing protein, whose translation MNDFLIGIGKRLKDIRKKNNLTINELASKANVSNGLVSRIENGRTIPSLPVLLDMIQSLEIDASYFFEGVEKKSSAKFIYLPKDNQQVIEKEVEAEGFKYMHIFSKSLHSLGFEAVLLTLEPNSKREKVITDAWEFKYVLKGEVKYIIDNEEIILKEGDSLYFNGKFPHVPVSISDESCIMLVLYFYTA comes from the coding sequence ATGAATGATTTTTTAATAGGTATCGGTAAGAGATTAAAGGATATCAGAAAAAAGAATAATTTAACCATTAATGAACTGGCTTCCAAAGCCAATGTAAGCAACGGTCTTGTTTCCAGGATAGAGAACGGGAGAACCATTCCTTCACTTCCTGTGCTTCTGGATATGATTCAGTCTCTGGAGATTGATGCCAGCTATTTCTTTGAAGGAGTTGAAAAAAAATCCAGCGCCAAATTCATCTACCTTCCCAAAGACAACCAGCAGGTTATTGAAAAAGAAGTGGAAGCCGAAGGGTTTAAGTATATGCATATTTTCAGCAAAAGCCTTCATTCTTTAGGTTTTGAAGCGGTATTACTAACCCTTGAGCCTAATTCCAAAAGAGAAAAGGTGATCACCGATGCCTGGGAATTTAAATATGTCCTGAAAGGCGAAGTAAAATACATCATCGATAACGAAGAAATTATCCTAAAAGAAGGAGATTCTCTATATTTTAACGGAAAATTCCCGCACGTTCCGGTAAGTATCAGTGATGAAAGCTGCATCATGCTGGTCCTTTATTTTTATACTGCTTAA
- the mutL gene encoding DNA mismatch repair endonuclease MutL — translation MSDIIQLLPDHVANQIAAGEVVQRPASIVKELLENAIDADASKIELIIRDAGKNLIQVVDDGKGMSETDARMAFERHATSKIKGTEDIFKISTKGFRGEALASIAAVSQVELRTKQNDAKIGTNIYIEGGVFQFQDPIQTADGSNFLVKNLFYNVPARRKFLKNNNVEFRHVIDEFQRVALAHENLEFSLFHDDEAVFRLRKGSQMQRIVDVFGRKLQPQLIPIKEDIIWCKLHGFVAKPEGAKKSRGEQFLFVNGRYFRSPYFNKAVQEAFEGLLLPGYVPTFFLYLEMDPEKIDVNIHPQKTEVKFEDEHLIFALLRSTIKRSLGIYNVSPSLDFDKDPEMDAMMNKPFPSRGNGGGGVIKMPEIIVDKDYNPFIEERNVRPEEIQNLTEMYHQNITAEPSKINLFEDEDFDEDLMRLPNGYWLFNKGDVTLMLDLGRMHRLVVSENNKTSKKNNINSNPNSHALLFSLEYHMNEIEKNKYNSFKKFLPELGFDMKIAHESVLRIDALPEGLKETQAMKFLENLFEILEYKTEEEFMHFYLNQWNKMHSKSRFDFIYKKDAEQVIKDFTALGFPEFLPDGKRCFYEVPFNDFKNKF, via the coding sequence ATGTCAGATATTATTCAGCTTTTACCGGATCATGTAGCCAACCAGATAGCAGCAGGGGAAGTGGTGCAGAGACCTGCATCCATTGTGAAAGAACTTTTGGAAAATGCGATTGATGCCGACGCGTCCAAGATAGAACTGATTATCAGGGATGCCGGAAAAAACCTGATCCAGGTCGTAGATGATGGCAAAGGAATGTCTGAAACGGATGCCCGAATGGCGTTTGAAAGACATGCTACATCAAAGATCAAAGGAACGGAAGATATCTTTAAAATCTCCACAAAAGGATTCAGGGGTGAAGCATTGGCTTCTATCGCTGCCGTTTCTCAGGTAGAACTGAGAACGAAGCAGAATGATGCTAAGATCGGGACAAATATCTACATTGAAGGAGGAGTATTTCAGTTTCAGGACCCAATCCAGACGGCTGACGGATCTAACTTTCTGGTTAAGAATTTGTTTTATAACGTTCCTGCCAGAAGAAAATTCCTTAAAAATAATAATGTTGAATTCAGACATGTCATCGATGAGTTCCAGCGTGTTGCATTAGCCCATGAAAATCTGGAATTTTCCCTGTTTCATGATGATGAAGCGGTCTTCAGACTGAGAAAAGGAAGCCAGATGCAGCGTATTGTAGATGTTTTCGGACGCAAACTGCAGCCACAGCTGATTCCTATCAAAGAAGATATTATCTGGTGTAAGCTTCACGGTTTTGTTGCTAAACCTGAAGGCGCAAAAAAATCCAGAGGCGAACAGTTTCTTTTCGTCAACGGAAGGTATTTCAGAAGTCCTTATTTCAATAAAGCCGTTCAGGAAGCTTTTGAAGGCTTGCTTCTGCCGGGCTATGTTCCTACGTTTTTCCTTTATCTGGAGATGGATCCGGAAAAGATAGATGTGAATATCCATCCGCAGAAAACGGAGGTGAAATTTGAAGATGAACATCTGATTTTTGCCCTGCTTCGCTCTACCATTAAAAGATCTCTGGGAATTTATAACGTTTCCCCGAGTCTAGATTTTGATAAAGATCCTGAAATGGATGCCATGATGAACAAACCTTTTCCAAGTAGGGGAAATGGCGGTGGGGGTGTGATTAAAATGCCGGAAATTATTGTAGATAAAGACTATAATCCATTTATAGAAGAAAGAAATGTACGTCCGGAAGAGATTCAGAACCTTACGGAAATGTACCATCAGAATATTACCGCAGAACCGTCGAAAATTAATTTATTTGAAGACGAAGATTTTGATGAAGATCTGATGAGGTTGCCCAATGGCTACTGGCTGTTCAATAAAGGGGATGTAACCCTGATGCTGGATCTGGGAAGAATGCACAGGCTGGTTGTTTCTGAAAACAATAAAACGTCAAAGAAGAATAACATTAATAGCAATCCAAACAGTCATGCCCTTCTGTTTTCTCTGGAGTATCATATGAATGAAATAGAGAAGAATAAATACAATTCTTTCAAAAAATTTCTTCCTGAACTCGGGTTTGACATGAAAATTGCACATGAAAGCGTGCTGAGGATAGATGCACTTCCGGAAGGATTAAAAGAAACACAGGCTATGAAGTTCCTGGAGAACCTTTTTGAGATCCTGGAGTATAAGACTGAAGAAGAATTTATGCACTTTTATCTGAATCAGTGGAATAAAATGCATTCGAAATCAAGGTTTGATTTTATCTATAAAAAAGATGCGGAGCAGGTAATCAAAGATTTTACAGCTTTAGGCTTCCCGGAATTTTTACCGGACGGCAAAAGATGTTTCTATGAAGTTCCGTTTAATGATTTTAAAAACAAATTTTAA
- a CDS encoding sensor histidine kinase: MFNKVVTNQTKTMVLLMLVFTAIILLFSGLVYFSIVNFSHQRFYELLKIRTTTIVQIEKSKDHLDLPENYILNSLNDEELPMERDYVFAVPADSNFRKISQEVHIPDYFFKSIVRKGEANYNDKEFYYIGQTFKYDHKDYIAIASAKNHYVIYYLGFLKRTLITCIVLSLFFSMIFSFYLSKTLFRPILKITGKVKEISSENLHLRLEAQPDNKELNELVDTFNGMLNRIETSFETQNHLIGNVSHELRTPLTSIMGEADVALSISRTADEYKDTLEIILDEAEKLDKKIKALLMIAQTGFDGKIQKMDKVRIDQLLWDVIETLRKIDSRNNIYLDISMLPDNPKKLKVQGNEQLLHLAVANIINNGCKYSNFQQVKVSLGATDTDVYIIIKDFGIGIPEEEMNKIYDPFFRASNTKNYEGYGIGLPLARNIVRMHHGELIVSSHENQGTTVQMRFPNFYSTRPES, encoded by the coding sequence ATGTTTAATAAAGTTGTCACAAATCAGACCAAAACGATGGTGCTTTTAATGCTGGTGTTTACTGCTATCATTTTGCTTTTCAGTGGGTTGGTTTATTTTTCTATTGTCAACTTTTCACATCAGAGGTTTTATGAACTGCTCAAGATCCGTACTACGACTATTGTACAGATTGAAAAAAGCAAGGACCATCTTGACCTTCCCGAAAACTATATCCTTAACAGTCTGAATGATGAGGAACTTCCTATGGAAAGAGACTATGTGTTTGCAGTTCCTGCGGATTCCAATTTCAGAAAGATCTCTCAGGAGGTTCATATTCCGGATTATTTTTTCAAAAGTATTGTCAGAAAAGGGGAGGCCAATTATAATGATAAAGAATTCTATTATATCGGGCAGACCTTTAAATATGATCATAAAGACTATATCGCAATTGCTTCTGCCAAGAATCATTATGTCATCTATTACCTTGGGTTTTTAAAGAGAACGCTGATCACCTGTATTGTGCTTTCTCTGTTTTTCAGTATGATCTTTTCTTTTTATCTGTCTAAAACCTTATTCAGACCCATTTTAAAAATTACAGGTAAAGTAAAAGAGATCAGCTCAGAAAATCTTCACCTGAGATTGGAAGCTCAGCCTGACAATAAAGAACTGAATGAGCTGGTAGACACGTTTAACGGAATGCTGAACCGTATAGAGACCTCATTTGAAACCCAGAACCATCTGATCGGAAATGTTTCCCATGAACTGAGAACCCCGCTGACATCCATTATGGGAGAAGCGGATGTCGCACTTTCCATCAGCAGAACAGCAGATGAATATAAAGATACACTGGAAATCATCCTTGATGAAGCTGAAAAGCTGGATAAAAAGATCAAAGCTTTACTGATGATCGCTCAGACCGGTTTCGACGGTAAGATCCAGAAAATGGATAAAGTAAGGATTGATCAGTTGCTTTGGGATGTGATCGAGACTTTAAGAAAGATTGATTCCCGAAATAATATCTATCTGGATATCAGTATGCTTCCGGATAATCCAAAAAAATTAAAAGTACAGGGTAATGAGCAGCTCCTGCATCTTGCAGTGGCCAATATCATTAACAATGGCTGCAAATATTCTAATTTCCAGCAGGTAAAAGTCTCGCTGGGCGCTACAGATACAGATGTCTATATCATCATTAAAGATTTCGGAATCGGGATTCCTGAGGAAGAAATGAACAAGATTTATGACCCTTTTTTCCGGGCTTCCAATACCAAAAACTACGAAGGCTACGGAATAGGGCTTCCGCTGGCGAGAAACATCGTAAGAATGCACCACGGCGAACTGATTGTAAGTTCTCACGAAAACCAGGGAACTACCGTTCAGATGCGTTTTCCCAATTTCTATAGCACAAGACCTGAGAGCTAA
- a CDS encoding response regulator transcription factor has translation MKKIILIEDETSVVSFIKKGLQESGYEVSVAFDGRTGVQLVQANDFDLVVLDIMLPEMNGLDVCKEIRKTNQHVPILFLTALGTSENIVLGLESGGDDYLVKPFKFIELVARVKSLLRRSNGITQEIAEPEVDNEYVFQFSDLMVNDYTKKVTRAGDEISLTSTEYKLLLYFLNNPEKVISRAEILDAVWGVNYELGTNVVDVYVNYLRKKLDSQDDNKLIHTVIGMGYVLKKS, from the coding sequence ATGAAAAAGATTATCCTCATCGAAGACGAAACCAGCGTTGTATCTTTCATCAAGAAAGGGCTTCAGGAAAGCGGGTATGAAGTTTCTGTGGCATTTGATGGGCGTACGGGTGTACAGCTGGTACAGGCCAATGATTTCGATCTTGTCGTTTTGGATATTATGCTGCCGGAAATGAACGGTCTGGATGTCTGTAAAGAGATCAGGAAAACCAATCAACACGTTCCTATTTTGTTTTTGACGGCATTGGGAACTTCTGAAAACATTGTATTGGGGCTGGAAAGTGGCGGTGATGATTATCTCGTAAAACCTTTTAAATTTATTGAATTGGTTGCCCGTGTAAAATCGCTGCTAAGAAGAAGTAATGGGATTACACAGGAAATTGCCGAACCGGAAGTGGACAATGAATATGTGTTTCAGTTTTCGGACCTGATGGTTAATGATTATACGAAAAAGGTAACCCGGGCAGGTGATGAGATTTCACTGACGTCTACAGAATATAAACTCTTGCTGTATTTCCTGAATAATCCTGAAAAAGTCATTTCAAGAGCTGAAATTCTGGATGCGGTGTGGGGTGTCAATTATGAGCTGGGAACAAATGTTGTGGATGTTTATGTCAATTATTTAAGGAAAAAACTGGATAGCCAGGATGATAATAAATTGATTCATACGGTGATAGGAATGGGGTATGTACTGAAAAAATCTTAA